Proteins encoded together in one Epinephelus lanceolatus isolate andai-2023 chromosome 4, ASM4190304v1, whole genome shotgun sequence window:
- the LOC144462725 gene encoding uncharacterized protein LOC144462725 translates to MESTKGCTEAVPLLYPPDVTNETARKAFKQKLLKERPETLFSDLYKTGEVSNLILFTDQPLAWHSAISAHYPSVKKEGICNGWKIKVKEAEDSDTFMMTVNLHKNGTIMVQGNLKLFEMDFLLIKERAQQERSSSTDSSQVPAPSCLTTEQPPEEKEPTSPEQVQDPQLNRTITELKVKFTELERELVQLRELIIQQPCQPTTAQPDPCTISTELGMLRQDRDSCRRELSLLRTEIRELHQDREQRLAALTALTEEGKELRGEREEHRRELTSLSKEVEELRGEREEHSRELTSLSKEVEELRGERGEHSRALTTLSEQLQERGGATQDLDEKLDHNQDPVSSQDPPIQEPTSTPSSTSSPQTSTSPHSTRPAQQREKTDIVLLIDSNGKFLNEKKLFPTHKVAKIWCPNTHQAIDLLSEERLGSPSHIIIHTGTNDLRSQQERVSESLKRVIEKASTTFPNSRVVISTLLPRKDFHPDTIHRINNSLSRDCARRPNVHLAHHPTLDISCLYDHVHLFKSTVPIFALTLKSVALNRDQSTARRKSTSAHNPHRTPRHPQPTSRPTQWRQDHPQPHPHHVQIRPHQGNHDPPQARPQSLLSLGAPPQPQRQEPHPGPLSYAQVVRRAAEPTLTTPPHNELKDIQQMLSLLCSHLIGQVPQ, encoded by the coding sequence TCCTGATGTAACCAATGAGACTGCCAGGAAggcatttaaacaaaaactgctAAAAGAAAGACCAGAAACCCTGTTTTCTGATCTTTACAAGACCGGGGAGGTCAGCAACCTGATCCTCTTCACAGACCAGCCTCTAGCATGGCACTCTGCCATCAGTGCCCACTACCCCTCTGTCAAAAAAGAGGGGATCTGTAACGGCtggaaaataaaagtaaaagaagcAGAGGATTCAGATACTTTCATGATGACAGTAAACTTACACAAGAATGGGACTATCATGGTGCAGGGGAACCTCAAACTGTTTGAGATGGACTTCCTCCTTATAAAGGAAAGAGCCCAGCAGGAGAGATCTAGCTCCACTGACAGTTCCCAGGTCCCAGCTCCCAGCTGCCTAACTACTGAGCAGCCCCCTGAAGAGAAGGAGCCCACCAGCCCAGAGCAGGTCCAGGACCCCCAGCTGAACCGCACCATCACCGAACTGAAGGTGAAATTCACAGAGCTGGAGAGAGAACTAGTACAACTGAGAGAGCTGATCATCCAACAGCCATGCCAGCCCACCACAGCTCAGCCTGATCCCTGCACCATCAGCACAGAGCTGGGCATGCTGAGGCAGGACAGGGACAGCTGCAGGAGAGAGCTGAGCCTGCTCAGGACTGAGATCAGAGAGCTGCATCAGGACAGAGAGCAGCGTCTAGCAGCACTGACAGCTCTGACAGAGGAGGggaaggagctcagaggagagagagaggagcacaggagagaacttacctctctgtcaaaggaggtggaggagctcagaggagagagagaggagcacagcagagaacttacctctctgtcaaaggaggtggaggagctcagaggagagagaggggagcaCAGCAGAGCACTCACCACTCTGTCAGAACAGCTTCAGGAGAGAGGTGGAGCTACACAGGACCTGGATGAAAAACTAGACCACAACCAGGACCCTGTGAGCAGCCAGGACCCACCAATCCAAGAACCTACCTCCACCCCCAGCTCCACATCCAGCCCACAGACCAGCACCTCCCCTCATTCCACCAGACCAgcacaacagagagagaagacagacattgtCCTCCTCATCGACTCCAATGGAAAATTCCTTAATGAAAAGAAACTTTTCCCCACCCACAAAGTGGCTAAAATCTGGTGTCCAAATACCCACCAAGCCATAGACCTGCTGTCAGAGGAGCGGCTTGGATCTCCGAGTCACATCATCATCCACACTGGCACCAATGATCTGCGGAGCCAGCAGGAGAGGGtgtcagagtcactcaagagaGTGATAGAGAAAGCCTCCACCACCTTCCCCAACAGCAGAGTGGTCATATCCACTCTGCTCCCAAGGAAAGACTTCCACCCTGACACCATCCACAGGATCAACAACAGCCTGTCCAGAGACTGTGCACGGAGACCCAATGTCCACCTAGCCCACCACCCCACCCTGGACATCAGCTGTCTCTACGACCACGTCCATCTGTTTAAAAGCACAGTCCCCATCTTCGCCCTAACACTGAAAAGCGTCGCTCTCAACAGAGACCAATCCACGGCCCGCAGAAAGAGCACATCAGCCCACAACCCCCACAGAACACCAAGACATCCTCAACCAACATCCAGACCAACACAATGGAGACAAGACCACCCTCAGCCCCACCCACATCATGTCCAAATCAGACCCCACCAAGGCAACCATGATCCCCCTCAAGCCAGACCACAGTCACTCCTGTCCCTAGGGGCCCCACCCCAACCACAGCGACAAGAGCCACACCCTGGCCCACTGAGTTATGCCCAGGTGGTCCGGAGAGCAGCAGAACCAACCTTAACCACCCCCCCACACAATGAACTGAAGGACATTCAGCAGATGCTCAGCCTGCTTTGctctcatctgattggacaggtACCACAATAG